From the Lathyrus oleraceus cultivar Zhongwan6 chromosome 3, CAAS_Psat_ZW6_1.0, whole genome shotgun sequence genome, the window aaataaatataGTAAATGAATTTAACACTTAATGGTAtgtgttgttattattattttaattttaatttattaatataAATGGATGAATGTGGGTATGGAAGTAATATGGATGCATCATGCTAGTCTTGGTTGGAAAATACAGTAAGTAAGTGAGTTACGTAAAACACACAAAGTGGAGATATTTAATTCAAAATTGAGAATTCAATTTTGACTAAGTGAGGTACTTCCTAAAAATAGTGGAGGGTAGTAGACTAAGTTGGAGTGGATAAATCAAATTAATAAAATTCAGTTTATTCCTATCCAAAATTCCAGTCTTCCACTTCCCCAAATTCCTCCTCTGTTTGTTTTAACCGGCGTCACTTATGTTCCTCTTTTCCCTCAACTTCCAGCTTTCTAAAAATCTATTAATTCAAATGTTCTCTCTCACAAAAAAAAAATAGTTGCACTTTAATAACATCCATTAAATAATATCTTGAAAAAAATTCGGGATGTTACAGTACCAGGAGTaagacacctttatgttggtatgatTCTGGTGAGAGTGTTTGAACCTGAGATAGTTCAACAAACTAttgagaagatcaagatgataTAATAGAAGATGAACGCTTCACAGAGTCTCCAAAAGAGctatcatgacaagaggaggaaaaCACTTGAGTTCTCTTGTATCCCAGAATTTACCCTCTTCTTTTCAACCCTAATTTGCTCATGCCTCATTTATcatacatactcatgcatatcattggtTCTGTAGTTATGGGATCAAGGTACCTTGCTCTATTGGCTCATCtcaaagaagaaagaagaaataCAAGTATTCTAGTCAATAGTGAGGGGATGTCTTCAATTTCTTGGGTCACTCAAGCCACAAGGATTCCATATACCTCAAGAGATTCCAACATGCTCATTATATCCTCAattgattgatattgacaagGGATTTGAGGATGATCATCATTCTCCTATCATTTGGCTAACAATTAGGGATTTGGTCAAAGTCAGTTTGTGACTGACTTTTTGAGCAAAACTTGCTTCCATGATCCTATGTATGTCTCAAATCACTCATGAGTGAAGTATTGGTCATTAGATGTAATAAGAGAAGTTCAATTGATCAAGAGGGAAGAAGAATTGATTGTGTAGAACAAAAGTCAATTGTGCAACCAAAAATTCAACTCTTGACTTTTTAAGGTCAAATTTGGGTCTTATAAGTCAAACATGGCCAATGGTTAAGATTTTTCCAAGTGGAATCACAAGAATCAATAAAGTCAAGAGATTTATCAAAGTTGCCTAATTTGGGAATTAGGGTTTTAGGGaaacttactatttttggcaagtttggtGTTAATAATCAGTTGTCTTCATTACCAAGTTTCCATATGACCAAGGTTTTAAATCAAATTGGCCTCACCATGAATGTTGTTCTCCTTTCTCCAAGCTTTAATAAGATACCAAGTTTGAAGCATTTGGAGCATCATGGTTCAAGTTATGATCATTGGGAGATTGGTATTTCAAAATCATTAAATGTCcaacacttagaaaattttcttAGTGTTTCAAGTCTGGATTTTCAAGTAGGTTCATGGAAAATTTAAGGAGTCTTAGAGGATTCATTTCAAGTTTTATTCAACATGAAAAGTGTTCCTTGATCTTCCCTCTTTCCATTGGTATCAAGTTTGTAAATTTTGGTTGAGCACACACAAAGTTGCATTCGTGCCCAGTTGGTTGCATGACCATGTTTGAGCTCGAGGAGAAATCATGCAATTAACCAAGTTTCACACATGTTTTCCCCAAATGACCTATATTTTGCATTTCTACACGCACCACCTATTTTGACCTTTCCTCAAATGGCCCAAACCAAGTGATTTCCATGCACACTCTTGCTCCCATGCATTTGGCAAAAGAAGGAAtgtttcaaataagaaaatttattgattcTGTTCACCCTCATGCGCCAACCCACATTGGTGTTTTCCACCCATTTTCTCATGGCCAAAACGCATCAAGCATGTCCTTAAAACATCATGAAATGCAACATTGCACTCCatttttcattattcacacaaaCTCCCCAACATGCCCCTCAATAGAATTCCAAACTTGGTAAACACTGAACCTCTTTCTGTACACCCCATATAAGACCTTCATGACCTAATTTTGAGAGGAGACGCCATTCAGGAGAGATAATACGGATCTGCATTTTTTGAAGCTTGAAAGCATTTTCTCCATTGGAAGTTCTTCCCTCTCCATTTCTTTTACTCCCTTCCTCTCATTTGAAGATCACAAAGCTCTGTTTGTGGGATTTCTGAAGCTCAAACAAGCACAAGAGGCAGTGAACCTTCTCCACTAGGTAAAGCTTCTTCTCATTTCATCTCCTTCATTTTTTATCTGAGCATGCCATGAGTAGCTTGCATATGTTGTATGTGAATGGTTTAACATGATGGTTTAGCTTGAATGTTTGAATTTTTGATGTATGAGTTGTTGAAACTTTGTAAAAATAATGTGTTTTGCTTAACTTTCGTGCCAACTTTCTCCATGATTTATCCATCCTTTTAGGTTTTGCTTGACATGGTTGTGTTCTACTCCATGAGATATGCATCTTTGCTTTTGATTTCGTTTAATTTTATGAACTCTGGATGAAGTTATGTGCATGGGAAGTTGTTGTATGGGATTGCATGGGATTAAGGTTTAACtcgttttttttttgtttttggaccaaggttgaagatgatgtgTTGCGCTCTATGATTGGTTGGGTTTCGTTTTTGTCTTTTATGACTTAAAACATGTGTCTGGTTGATGCAAGGTCACAtgttattttggtattttttaaaaTGTCACGCTTGTTTTAATTCTGATTATTGGAATTGGGTCATGGGCCGTATGTTTTCACTTTTCCCACCCCCTTGTTTTTGGCCAATGCACATGTTTTAACTATTATCCAATTGTTCCCATATTTTACTCATGTACCCCCATTTGCCTCTTAGCtcccttttatttcttttattttatttttcaattctgattttattttaatattctcAATGCTCCAAAAATTCATGATTATATTTTAATAtgttatttaattatttatattttttattttatttttctaattgttttaatattttattttaatcataTTATAAAATGTGTTTGTTTGACCTAGTTTTTGAATTAGGGTTTGGTTCTTGATAATTCCCTTTGACTTTTAACCCCAATTTTTGTACACACTTAGACACATATATGTAGGATATTTGGGTATTATTTTAGTgatttaatatttaattttggATCATGTTTGGATTCATTTTTAATGCTTGACTTGTATGATCAATGATGGATTGTAATGCTTAATGATTGATGCCATGTTGAACTTTTTCTTCGCCATACTTTTAGGCACATGTTAAGAAACTCTTGAGTTGCTGACTTCTTGCTGTCTAGTTAATTTTCCACTTGTTTTTGGAGCCTCCTAATTATTTCTTTTGAGTGATACAATGCATGCCTATATGGTTGGCCTTGGTTTGCTTTTCTTGTTTGTTTAGAGAATGCACTTGTGCAACCATTTAGGGTTTATTATCCTCTCTTGTTCTTGATTGAGATACCATGAGGTAGAGTCCCTTTACTCATTTTTATAGGTCATTCCATGCCTTTTGTTTGGGATTACAATTGTGTTTTGCTCATGATATTTGTTTGCCCACTTTGTGATCTTTCCTTAAGCATACCTTGTGCCATGACTTCTCAATGTTAGGTTGACTTACATGATTAATATAACATGCCATTGGTTTCTGACTTATGGGTTATGGTACCTAATTTACATGTTCCATCCTGACCTTTGTGCATGTTTGTGCCACTTCTTTTCCAAGCATGATTGATGGATGATAATGAGTTTATTGTGCCTTAGTTGCTGACTTATATATCTTCTAACTCTTGCTTTTGTGCATCAACTTTGACCTTTTGTCTTTCAATTCTTCCTTCACATTGAACTAATTTATGATTTTGATCTTCATTTTCTTTTGCTAACATTTGCAATATCTTTTTTTGCTTCATGATAAATATGTCTTCATCATCTTTCAATTCATCATAATACCAAGCAAAATAATCACATCCATTTTTATTAGACCTCTGAGTGAATTTACGAAAACAACTAAGTGTGGACATAAAAAATACTGTGTCAAACTAAAACTGAAAGATGACAAATAAATCATAGCTTAAAGTATTGACATCTCCAAAATTGCTTCCCAATATTCTTATTTTTTGTTCCCCGTCTAAGGACAACCAAATTTCCACATAAACAACTAAGACCCCATTGCTTCTTCTTCGAAGAGAATAACCCCTAGATTAAAAAATGTTATTGTCTTCTCCACCGTTACGATAATATTTTCATATACGAATTTGAAGACATCATTCTTTTACTTCGTTTCGGAAATGAAGATTTCCTAATTCGTACTATGAACCCTAAATCGTAAAGTTGAAGAATAAAAACTTCGGTTGCAGAAGGTGTATTTGACGGGGTcatagaagaaaaaaaaagaacaaCGAATCCTAATTTTATAGGTTGAAGAAGAAGAACGTTCAAATTAACTCAGAAGAATTTCAATGCAAACTTTCAATGTTTAAAACCCATGATCTTATATGGAAGCCACGTCTTCTTGACTAGGACAAATCATTAAAAACATTTAACAATGTTTAAGTAAAATGGCTTAGAAGGATAGAGTTTGTGGGAGGAGAAAATCATCCTTCTTTGCCCTTACCTCCATTAGATGAAGGAGACAAACATTTCAATTTTAGTATTACAAACATTAATATCGGCTAATAATGCGCCACCCATGTGCATAATAGTACTATAcactaataaaaataaaaaacacaaaaaagtAAAAGGGTACTATTTGGAAACAGTTTCCACACAAAATTGATCAGGAACATTATCACAATAAACTATCAAATTAATGATTTTTATCCACAAGTCACCTACCTTAAAATTTAAGGTAGCAGTGTCACGTgttttattttagtattttcCAAACAACTTACAATAGACATTGTGTTACGCCTCTCCCTCTCCTCCTCTCTATATAACTAAGATCATAAGATCACAAGAACTAGAAAAACTCAAAACAAACCATATAGTAAAACTTCACATGGCTGATAATAACCAACATTCTAACGGAAATGTCAATGATGGCCTCGAATTTTGCACACAAGTAACAGGTTCAATTATTCTTCCATTGGCTTTAAGAACAGCCATTGATCTTGGTGTTTTTGACATCCTAGCAAAAGCTGGTGATGGCGCAGAACTATCCGCAGAAGACATTGCTATTAAGATTGGAACCAAAAATCCAGAAGGACCAACAATGTTGGATCGTGTTCTTTGTTTCTTGTCAAGTCACTCTATTCTAAATTCATCTGTTCCTCAACATCCTCAAAGCCTTCAAAGATTCTATAGCCTCTCGAACCAGTCCAGGTTTTTTGTCCCCGATTCCGATGGCATCTCGTTGGGACCGACATTAGCATTGCTTCTAGACAACGTCTTCTACCAAAGCTGGTTAGTTAAGAACCAcacttattattattattactattatatAACTCGTACACAAAAATTTATTGAATAAATGATGTATCTGATCTATTATAAATCAAATGAATGCATAAGTTATAATAACGATTATGTTGGTGTTGATTTAGGACGGAATTGAAAGGCGCGATTATGGAAGGAGGTGTACCATTCGATAGGGTTCATGGAATGCATGCATTTGAGTATCCACGTGTGGATCCAAAGTTCAACGATGTTTTCAACAAAGCTATGGTTTGCACAACTACAATAAACATGAAGATGGTTCTTAATTGTTATAACGGTTTTGAGAATATAAATAAGCTCGTCGATGTTGGTGGTGGTCTTGGAATTAATCTCAAATTGGTTACaacaaaatattctcatatcaAAGGAATTAATTTCGATTTGCCTCATGTCCTAGAACATGCTCCATCCTATCCAAGTATTAATCGTTCATACTTTATACATTATATTTTAAGTTTATTGAATAATCAATGTATCTGATTCATTTTATTGATGCAGACGTGGAGCATGTGGGAGGAGATATGTTCGAGAGTGTTCCGTCGGGAGACGCAATTTTTATGAAGGTGGAGTTTACTTTCTTAACTGTTTTTTTTCCAATTATTATGGAGTTGgtataattattaattaatattgATATTTCAGTGGATACTTCATGATTGGAGTGATGAACATTGTTTGAAGCTGTTGAAAAATTGTTACAAAGCAATTCCTGAAAATGGAAAGGTTATTGTGGTGGAAGCAGTTCTTCCTATATTGCCAGAGACAAGTGCAACTGCTAAGAGTGGTTACATGTCAGATCTTGTAA encodes:
- the LOC127132055 gene encoding anthranilate N-methyltransferase; protein product: MADNNQHSNGNVNDGLEFCTQVTGSIILPLALRTAIDLGVFDILAKAGDGAELSAEDIAIKIGTKNPEGPTMLDRVLCFLSSHSILNSSVPQHPQSLQRFYSLSNQSRFFVPDSDGISLGPTLALLLDNVFYQSWTELKGAIMEGGVPFDRVHGMHAFEYPRVDPKFNDVFNKAMVCTTTINMKMVLNCYNGFENINKLVDVGGGLGINLKLVTTKYSHIKGINFDLPHVLEHAPSYPNVEHVGGDMFESVPSGDAIFMKWILHDWSDEHCLKLLKNCYKAIPENGKVIVVEAVLPILPETSATAKSGYMSDLVMLTQNPGGKERNENEFKELAKGSGFSDVKHVCSVSGLVVMEFYK